A region from the Bacteroidia bacterium genome encodes:
- a CDS encoding polysaccharide biosynthesis tyrosine autokinase has protein sequence MESNINKGNNQSQQNESIDIKKFIFKIIANWYWFTFSVFVTISIAYFINRYTDPIFRQSALVMVQDKDNTLSGGVEGILEEQGILRRTRKKVVENEIAILNSYTMTHKTISQLPDFAISYFSMGRIRTVERYKSSPFVAIIDTNRTNNFNHPINIKFISESEYLLEVDENLGIKKKMKFGEWFSNDDFTFCINLNKPFNKSDPDFSYQYFFIINDINLLTNQYRGKISLITTDKKSTIIEVSTQGLVPQKEADFINKLLEVYINSGLEEKNRIALNTIKFIDEQLNDITDSLENNENKLQDFRQNNKLIDISKEGSVLYDKIERVQSEKAVLTIKSKYFEYLRKYIDEKKDFTDVMAPSIVGIDDPMLIKLITDLSELSKQKNNYAYASNLKNPAIEMVNNQIESNRKALAENIRNLIQSNVISMNEVDKRMALVETEIAKLPSTEKQLINIERKYKLNDQIYTYLLTKRAESGIAKASNVPDNKIIDNCLVQNATQVSPKKTLNYTIAILIGILIPLIIIIIVDFFNDKILDRHDVEANTNIPIIAAIGHNSKAIDFVVYQKPKSSIAESFRTLRTNLQYLHIDKNLKTHTIAITSTVSGEGKSFCALNLASIFALAGKKTIIMGLDLRKPKLHKDFGIDNSIGISTYLIGNNTLDEVIIPTLQENLSIVTSGPVPPNPAELLESDRMRQLIDELKSRYEIIIIDTPPVALVTDSLLISKYTDTNIFVVRQNYSSRTVLKFVNNLYSDNNYRSLGILINDVKIPNYYGNRYGYGYRYGSYGYGYGYGYGYYDDDEEHETKSAVRKTMSSIPFPSFFKSKKRK, from the coding sequence ATGGAATCAAATATTAATAAGGGTAATAACCAAAGCCAACAAAATGAATCTATAGATATAAAGAAATTTATATTTAAAATAATTGCAAATTGGTATTGGTTTACATTTTCCGTTTTTGTAACAATAAGCATTGCTTATTTTATAAATAGATATACTGATCCAATATTTAGACAATCAGCATTAGTAATGGTTCAGGATAAGGATAATACTTTATCTGGTGGAGTTGAAGGTATTTTAGAAGAACAAGGTATATTAAGAAGGACAAGAAAAAAGGTTGTAGAAAATGAAATAGCAATTCTTAATTCATACACAATGACTCATAAAACAATAAGTCAGTTGCCAGATTTTGCTATATCATATTTTTCAATGGGGAGAATTAGAACTGTTGAACGTTATAAGTCGAGTCCGTTTGTTGCTATAATTGATACTAATAGAACAAATAATTTTAACCATCCGATAAATATAAAATTTATTTCAGAAAGCGAATATCTTCTTGAAGTTGATGAAAATCTTGGAATAAAGAAGAAAATGAAATTTGGGGAATGGTTCTCAAATGATGATTTTACTTTCTGTATTAACTTAAATAAACCTTTTAATAAAAGTGACCCTGATTTTAGCTACCAGTATTTTTTCATTATTAATGATATTAACCTTTTAACAAATCAGTATAGAGGAAAAATAAGTTTAATAACAACAGATAAAAAATCTACAATTATTGAAGTTTCTACTCAGGGATTAGTTCCACAAAAGGAAGCTGATTTTATAAATAAACTTTTAGAAGTATATATTAATTCTGGACTTGAAGAGAAAAACAGAATTGCTTTAAATACTATAAAGTTCATCGACGAACAGCTAAATGACATTACAGATTCATTAGAAAATAATGAAAACAAATTGCAAGATTTCAGACAAAATAATAAGCTAATTGATATTAGTAAAGAAGGTAGTGTTTTATATGATAAAATTGAAAGAGTTCAGTCAGAAAAGGCAGTACTAACAATTAAATCAAAGTACTTTGAGTATCTTAGAAAGTATATCGACGAGAAAAAGGATTTTACAGATGTTATGGCTCCCTCTATAGTTGGAATAGATGACCCAATGCTAATAAAATTAATAACTGATTTGTCTGAATTGAGTAAGCAGAAAAATAACTATGCCTATGCTTCAAACTTGAAAAATCCGGCAATTGAAATGGTAAATAACCAAATTGAAAGCAATAGAAAAGCATTAGCAGAGAATATCAGAAATCTAATCCAGTCAAATGTAATATCAATGAATGAAGTTGATAAACGGATGGCGTTAGTTGAAACAGAAATTGCCAAACTACCAAGTACAGAAAAACAATTAATTAACATCGAAAGAAAATACAAGCTAAACGATCAGATATATACTTATTTATTGACAAAAAGAGCAGAATCTGGAATTGCAAAAGCGTCTAATGTTCCTGATAATAAAATAATTGATAACTGTTTGGTTCAGAATGCTACTCAGGTAAGTCCCAAAAAAACATTAAACTATACAATTGCCATTTTAATAGGAATTTTAATACCACTGATTATAATAATAATTGTAGATTTCTTTAATGATAAAATTCTTGACCGCCATGATGTGGAAGCTAATACTAATATTCCAATTATAGCTGCAATTGGACACAATAGTAAAGCTATTGATTTTGTTGTATATCAAAAACCAAAATCATCAATTGCCGAGTCTTTCAGAACTTTAAGAACAAATTTGCAATACCTGCATATTGACAAGAATCTTAAAACACATACTATTGCTATTACATCAACTGTTAGTGGAGAAGGGAAGTCATTTTGTGCATTGAATCTGGCTTCAATTTTTGCATTAGCAGGTAAGAAAACAATAATTATGGGTTTGGATTTAAGAAAGCCAAAACTACATAAAGATTTTGGAATTGATAATTCAATAGGAATAAGTACTTATCTTATTGGCAATAATACTCTCGATGAAGTAATAATTCCAACGCTTCAGGAAAACCTTAGTATTGTTACTTCAGGACCGGTTCCTCCAAACCCTGCAGAATTACTAGAGAGTGATAGAATGCGTCAGTTAATTGATGAATTAAAGTCACGTTACGAAATTATTATTATTGATACTCCTCCTGTTGCTTTAGTAACAGATTCGTTATTGATTTCAAAATATACCGATACAAATATTTTTGTTGTTAGGCAAAATTATAGTAGCAGAACGGTATTAAAATTTGTAAATAACCTGTATAGCGATAATAATTATAGGTCTTTAGGTATTCTGATTAATGATGTGAAGATTCCAAATTATTATGGTAACCGGTATGGTTATGGTTATAGATATGGATCATATGGATATGGTTATGGCTATGGTTACGGTTATTATGATGACGATGAAGAACACGAAACAAAGAGTGCTGTAAGAAAAACAATGTCTTCAATACCTTTTCCAAGTTTTTTTAAAAGCAAAAAGAGAAAATAA
- a CDS encoding aminotransferase class IV, with translation MGQVTFVCLNGEFIPSDKAIFLGSNRGFKYGDGLFETMRAVGTTVPFLQNHIERLRKSAGVLQMELPEVYSASYFQKQISRLLNANKLFGGAKIRLCIFRKDGGNYQPISNKTDFYIECTPLDTLNYSLNSKGLKIGVFSEWKKPINELSNIKSANSLFYIKAALYARSQNIDESLLINEHNQIIEATSSNLFVLSNNNLITPSLSEGCLPGIMREIIIQLALNEKITVYDDVCVSENDILNADEVFLTNAVNGIMWVVAFKNRRYFCKTAKKLSISLEKLAENIV, from the coding sequence ATGGGACAAGTTACTTTTGTTTGCTTAAATGGTGAATTTATCCCTTCAGATAAGGCCATTTTTTTGGGAAGTAACAGAGGTTTTAAATATGGTGATGGCTTATTTGAAACAATGCGTGCTGTTGGCACGACTGTACCTTTTTTGCAAAACCATATTGAACGACTTAGAAAAAGTGCTGGAGTTTTGCAAATGGAGTTACCTGAGGTATATTCTGCATCTTATTTTCAGAAACAAATTTCACGATTATTAAATGCAAATAAATTATTTGGTGGGGCTAAAATCAGATTATGTATATTCCGAAAAGATGGAGGAAATTATCAGCCAATTTCAAACAAAACCGATTTTTATATTGAATGTACTCCTCTTGATACTTTAAACTATTCTTTAAACTCTAAGGGATTAAAAATTGGAGTTTTTTCAGAATGGAAAAAGCCAATAAATGAACTTAGCAATATAAAATCTGCTAATTCATTATTTTATATTAAAGCGGCTTTATATGCCCGTTCACAAAATATTGATGAAAGTCTTTTAATAAATGAGCACAATCAAATAATTGAGGCGACTTCTTCAAATTTATTTGTTTTGTCAAACAATAATCTTATTACTCCCTCATTGTCAGAAGGATGTTTGCCTGGAATAATGCGTGAAATAATTATTCAGCTGGCATTAAATGAAAAAATTACAGTTTATGACGATGTTTGTGTTTCTGAAAATGATATTCTAAATGCAGATGAAGTGTTTTTAACTAATGCTGTTAATGGAATTATGTGGGTTGTTGCTTTTAAAAACAGGCGGTATTTCTGTAAAACAGCAAAAAAATTATCAATATCTCTTGAGAAATTAGCAGAGAATATAGTTTAA
- a CDS encoding HAD-IIIA family hydrolase, whose protein sequence is MRKVIFLDRDGVINNNVLYYTYKVEDFVINNGVVDFLKAVSIKGFEFIVITNQSGISKGIYSKNDVEKVHEFLIEELNKFNISVLEIYYCSHHNEIESCLCRKPNSLLIEKAIARFSIDRMHSYFIGDQQRDVETALAANIMPILIEPNSDLSKIINKII, encoded by the coding sequence GTGAGAAAAGTAATTTTTCTTGATAGGGATGGAGTAATTAATAACAATGTGCTTTATTATACTTATAAAGTAGAAGATTTTGTTATTAATAATGGAGTTGTTGATTTTCTGAAAGCCGTGTCAATTAAAGGCTTTGAGTTTATTGTTATTACAAATCAAAGTGGAATATCAAAAGGAATTTATAGTAAAAATGATGTAGAGAAAGTACATGAGTTTTTGATTGAAGAACTAAATAAATTTAACATTTCAGTTTTAGAGATATATTATTGTTCGCATCATAATGAAATTGAGTCGTGTTTGTGCAGAAAGCCAAACTCCTTATTAATAGAAAAAGCAATAGCAAGGTTCAGCATAGATAGAATGCATTCTTATTTTATTGGCGACCAGCAAAGAGATGTGGAAACAGCACTTGCTGCTAACATTATGCCAATACTTATTGAGCCTAATTCAGATTTATCTAAAATTATCAATAAAATTATTTAA
- a CDS encoding polysaccharide biosynthesis/export family protein, translating to MKVFNRRFLVLILLFSIIGLSCTRQKKMLYLQGAGTSDSTSKFTNQMSQYKIHAGDVLNIKIISLNKEITALFNIDNETSSSYAYNNEASLYYRGYTVSEKGVVVIPILGEISAVGLTLEEMQITVQKKVDEMLKDAQVIVKFGGFKFTVLGEVRRPGMFYIYNNRLTLLEALGEAGDLSDYGNRENILVVRPTETGTTTFRVNLLDKNLLQDPHFYLTPNDVVYVEPIKTKNWKLNASNVSIILSSITTAILVINFIFKF from the coding sequence ATGAAAGTATTTAATCGAAGATTTCTTGTTTTAATTTTATTGTTTTCCATAATTGGATTGTCTTGTACACGCCAAAAGAAGATGCTTTATTTACAGGGAGCTGGAACATCAGACAGTACATCAAAATTTACAAATCAGATGTCGCAGTATAAAATCCATGCTGGGGATGTATTAAATATTAAAATTATAAGTTTGAATAAAGAAATTACAGCTTTGTTCAATATTGATAATGAAACTTCTTCAAGTTATGCATATAACAATGAGGCATCACTTTATTATAGAGGATATACAGTAAGTGAAAAAGGAGTAGTAGTTATTCCTATTCTTGGTGAAATAAGTGCAGTAGGTTTAACATTGGAAGAAATGCAGATAACTGTTCAGAAAAAGGTAGATGAGATGCTTAAAGATGCACAAGTTATTGTTAAGTTTGGTGGTTTTAAATTTACTGTTCTTGGAGAAGTAAGACGTCCCGGGATGTTTTACATTTATAATAACCGATTAACACTTTTGGAAGCTCTGGGTGAAGCAGGAGATTTATCTGATTATGGAAATCGTGAAAATATTTTAGTAGTTAGACCAACCGAAACAGGGACTACTACATTTAGAGTAAATTTATTGGATAAGAATCTTTTACAAGACCCACACTTCTATTTAACTCCAAATGATGTTGTTTATGTAGAGCCAATTAAAACTAAAAATTGGAAATTAAATGCTTCAAATGTTTCAATTATTCTTTCTTCAATAACTACAGCAATTCTTGTTATTAATTTCATTTTTAAATTTTAA
- a CDS encoding agmatine deiminase family protein: protein MKYYLLSIVLIVCAMQLFAQEVEEQLPNYSTLKELNELPNYIRPVPKGITSPPVSPIRNAAEWEEMQAVLISWKTGYEAFLSEIIKYSREEAKVYIYCSDSNVVKNYLTSHSISTTNTAYIKTSMNSVWIRDFGPNNIYTNDVDSLYLVDWVYNRNRPLDDASPSLFATRLGLPIYQCTTAPTDLVATGGNFMSDGFGTAFSSHLILDENATITAYNSTPKTETDINNIVNDFLGINNYIKMETLPYDGIHHIDMHMKLLDEETLLIGQYPAGISDGPQIETNLNYILNNFNSVFGTAFKIIRIPMPPESSSSYPSSGGDYLTYTNSLIINKTVLVPTYYTQYDTTALRIYKEAMPGYRVVGINSNSIIPQSGTIHCTSHEIGAYNPLLISHQALQNTDNVWSNYQVNATIMHKTGILSALIYYRTDTTQPFLSTPMSLINASTNTWSGEIPVQASGSSVYYYIWAQAVSGKTQVRPMPAPLGWWKFSIYNPNNVQELNSDNFTLNIYSNNKDYNLVIKSSYKLDAKISLYSPDGKIIKEIYVGEWPEGTNEILFDCNNISQGLYIVNVETNRGNKVLKFIVK from the coding sequence ATGAAATATTATTTGCTTTCTATTGTGCTTATAGTTTGCGCAATGCAATTATTTGCTCAGGAGGTTGAAGAACAACTTCCTAATTATTCAACTTTAAAAGAGTTAAATGAATTGCCCAATTATATAAGACCTGTTCCAAAAGGAATAACCTCTCCTCCGGTTTCGCCAATTCGTAATGCTGCCGAATGGGAGGAAATGCAGGCTGTTTTAATATCATGGAAAACAGGATATGAAGCATTTTTAAGTGAAATAATAAAGTATTCTCGTGAAGAGGCTAAAGTTTATATTTATTGCAGTGACTCAAATGTTGTAAAAAATTATCTGACTAGTCATAGTATTAGCACAACAAATACAGCATATATTAAAACATCCATGAATTCAGTTTGGATCAGAGATTTTGGCCCTAACAATATATACACAAATGATGTGGACTCATTATATTTAGTCGATTGGGTATATAATAGAAACAGACCACTTGATGATGCTTCGCCATCATTGTTTGCTACCCGACTTGGTCTGCCTATATATCAATGCACTACTGCTCCAACTGATTTAGTTGCTACGGGTGGGAATTTTATGAGTGATGGTTTTGGAACAGCTTTTTCAAGTCATCTTATTTTAGATGAAAATGCAACAATAACGGCATACAATTCAACGCCTAAAACAGAAACAGATATCAATAATATTGTAAATGATTTTTTAGGAATAAATAATTATATCAAAATGGAAACTTTGCCATATGATGGAATACACCATATTGATATGCACATGAAATTGTTGGATGAAGAGACATTACTAATAGGACAGTATCCTGCAGGTATTTCAGATGGACCCCAAATAGAAACTAATTTAAATTATATCCTTAATAACTTTAATTCTGTTTTTGGAACAGCTTTTAAAATAATAAGAATTCCTATGCCACCTGAATCAAGTAGCTCTTATCCAAGCAGTGGTGGCGATTATTTAACATATACTAATTCACTAATTATTAATAAAACTGTTCTTGTGCCTACATACTATACACAGTATGACACTACAGCATTAAGAATTTATAAGGAAGCTATGCCCGGTTATAGGGTAGTTGGAATTAACTCAAACAGCATTATTCCTCAAAGTGGGACTATCCATTGCACGTCTCATGAGATAGGAGCATATAATCCTTTGCTTATTTCTCATCAGGCTTTACAAAATACAGATAATGTATGGTCAAATTATCAGGTTAATGCCACAATAATGCACAAAACAGGTATATTATCTGCATTGATTTATTACAGAACAGACACAACTCAACCTTTTTTGTCAACTCCAATGTCCTTAATAAATGCTTCAACAAATACATGGTCTGGCGAAATTCCTGTTCAGGCTTCAGGATCATCTGTTTATTATTATATATGGGCTCAGGCAGTTTCCGGAAAAACTCAGGTACGTCCAATGCCAGCTCCACTTGGCTGGTGGAAGTTTAGTATTTACAATCCAAATAATGTACAGGAACTTAATTCGGATAATTTTACTTTAAATATTTATTCTAATAACAAAGATTACAATTTAGTGATTAAAAGTAGTTATAAATTAGATGCTAAAATCTCATTATATAGTCCTGATGGAAAAATAATTAAAGAAATATATGTAGGTGAGTGGCCCGAGGGAACTAATGAAATTTTATTTGATTGTAATAATATTTCTCAAGGTTTATATATTGTTAATGTTGAAACAAACAGGGGAAATAAAGTTTTAAAGTTTATTGTTAAGTAA
- a CDS encoding rhomboid family intramembrane serine protease gives MITYIIIATVALVTISAFNKREVYYKLMFNPYQVKHSNQWYRFISHVFIHADWNHVIFNMLTLFFFGVYVESAFSAYFGEKATFLYILEFVMASVVSSVPSYFKHKDNYGYNAVGASGAVSAILFTSILFDPLNKIYIFFIPIGIPAFIFGILYLAYSAYMSKKNVDNIGHDAHFWGAVFGFIFPLALKPELFIIFINMIKQNFGL, from the coding sequence ATGATTACATATATAATAATTGCTACTGTTGCACTTGTAACAATTTCTGCATTTAATAAGCGTGAGGTTTATTATAAGTTAATGTTTAATCCGTATCAGGTTAAACATTCAAATCAATGGTATAGGTTTATTTCGCATGTGTTTATTCATGCAGATTGGAATCATGTTATTTTTAATATGCTTACTTTGTTCTTTTTTGGAGTTTATGTAGAATCAGCATTTTCAGCTTATTTTGGTGAGAAAGCCACATTTTTATATATTTTGGAATTTGTTATGGCGTCTGTAGTTTCATCTGTTCCTTCTTATTTTAAGCATAAAGATAATTATGGTTATAATGCAGTTGGAGCCTCAGGTGCTGTTTCGGCAATATTGTTTACTTCGATACTTTTTGATCCTTTAAATAAAATTTATATTTTTTTTATACCAATAGGAATTCCTGCATTTATTTTTGGAATCTTATACTTGGCTTATTCAGCTTATATGTCAAAAAAGAATGTTGATAATATTGGTCACGATGCTCATTTCTGGGGTGCAGTATTTGGATTTATTTTTCCCTTAGCTCTAAAACCGGAATTATTTATTATTTTTATTAATATGATAAAACAAAATTTTGGATTGTGA
- the murQ gene encoding N-acetylmuramic acid 6-phosphate etherase, which produces MKNTESDSTYNNLEKMSIREILHNINHEDHKVPTEIEKVIPQIEKLSEAVFQKLQNGGRLFYLGSGTSGRLGIVDASECPPTFGVDKGLVIGIIAGGDQAIRQAVEHAEDDYDSGWNELLKYNVTDKDFVIGISASGTTPYVIGTLQHCAHSGIITGAITSNPGSPIALEAIFPVEVNTGSEFITGSTRMKSGTAQKLILNMISTSVMIKLGRVVGNKMVDMQLSNNKLIERGTRMISTFLNIPEEQAKALLMENKSVRKVIEKYS; this is translated from the coding sequence ATGAAAAATACTGAATCCGATTCAACATATAATAATCTAGAAAAAATGTCAATTCGTGAAATTTTACATAACATTAATCACGAAGATCATAAAGTTCCGACAGAAATTGAGAAAGTAATTCCTCAAATAGAAAAACTATCCGAAGCTGTATTTCAGAAACTTCAAAACGGTGGCAGGCTTTTTTATTTAGGATCAGGAACCAGCGGAAGATTAGGAATTGTTGATGCATCAGAATGCCCACCAACTTTCGGTGTTGATAAAGGATTGGTAATCGGAATAATTGCAGGTGGAGATCAAGCCATTCGTCAGGCAGTTGAACATGCAGAAGATGATTATGATTCAGGATGGAATGAATTATTGAAGTATAATGTTACAGATAAAGATTTCGTAATTGGGATTTCTGCTTCAGGAACAACCCCTTACGTAATAGGAACACTTCAACATTGTGCTCACAGTGGTATTATTACCGGTGCAATAACTTCAAATCCAGGCTCACCAATTGCACTTGAAGCAATTTTTCCGGTTGAAGTTAACACAGGCTCTGAATTTATTACCGGAAGTACAAGAATGAAAAGTGGAACAGCACAAAAGTTGATTTTAAATATGATATCAACATCTGTAATGATAAAATTAGGCAGAGTGGTTGGAAATAAAATGGTAGATATGCAGCTGTCAAATAATAAATTAATTGAACGTGGAACCAGAATGATTTCTACTTTTTTAAATATTCCTGAAGAGCAGGCAAAAGCTTTACTAATGGAAAATAAGAGCGTTAGAAAAGTAATTGAAAAATATTCATAA
- a CDS encoding DUF4476 domain-containing protein, whose protein sequence is MKKVLSILAIMCLSVIYVYSQGSKVTMFTQNGEKFWIVVNGEKKNKEPLTKVTVDNLTAQNYKFKVVFQDQSLPSLDKVIYTKNVETNAYSDATYTIRKNDKGDKYVIRLLSGEELTTTTTTTTTAPANSNVTTTTTTSNQPNQTTQTYNQTTTNTTTSNPDNINIGFGVNVTETQDGVNMNVNMGGVNVNTNASATSNGMNTSTNMNANGVNTSNHTITTSSTTTTTTTTTSTSGNVVSNQKPINNSQNNTIVKEPVKTYVMPGYSGPTGCSWPMTNESFNTAKNSISSKSFEDSKLTIAKQVVGNNCLVCSQVKEIMKLFSFDDTRLEFAKFAYKYTFDIGNYYQLNDAFTFESSIDELNQFVTNGGN, encoded by the coding sequence ATGAAAAAAGTATTATCAATTTTAGCAATAATGTGTCTTAGTGTAATCTATGTATATTCACAAGGCTCAAAGGTAACAATGTTCACACAAAATGGCGAGAAATTCTGGATTGTAGTTAATGGCGAGAAAAAAAATAAAGAACCATTAACAAAAGTAACTGTAGATAATTTAACTGCACAAAACTATAAGTTTAAAGTAGTTTTTCAGGATCAATCATTGCCTTCATTGGATAAAGTAATTTACACAAAAAATGTTGAAACAAATGCGTATTCTGATGCAACTTATACCATCAGAAAAAATGACAAAGGTGACAAATATGTAATCAGATTATTATCAGGCGAAGAGCTAACAACTACAACAACTACCACAACAACAGCACCTGCAAATTCAAATGTAACAACAACCACAACAACTTCAAACCAACCAAACCAAACTACTCAAACTTATAATCAAACCACCACAAATACAACTACCAGCAATCCTGACAATATTAATATTGGATTTGGAGTGAATGTTACCGAAACACAAGATGGTGTTAATATGAATGTAAATATGGGTGGAGTTAATGTAAATACAAATGCAAGTGCTACTTCAAATGGAATGAATACTTCAACAAATATGAATGCAAATGGAGTTAACACATCAAATCACACAATTACAACCTCATCAACTACAACAACTACTACAACTACCACTTCTACTTCCGGTAATGTTGTTTCAAACCAAAAGCCAATTAACAATTCGCAAAATAACACAATAGTAAAGGAACCTGTAAAAACATATGTAATGCCTGGCTATTCAGGACCTACCGGATGTTCATGGCCAATGACTAACGAAAGTTTTAATACTGCAAAAAATTCTATCTCTTCTAAATCTTTTGAAGATTCAAAACTTACAATTGCCAAACAAGTGGTTGGAAACAATTGCCTTGTTTGTTCACAGGTTAAAGAAATAATGAAACTTTTTAGTTTTGATGATACAAGATTAGAATTTGCTAAGTTTGCTTATAAATACACTTTCGATATCGGAAATTATTATCAGCTTAATGACGCATTTACATTCGAATCATCAATAGATGAATTAAATCAGTTTGTTACTAACGGAGGAAATTAG